One Nicotiana tomentosiformis chromosome 1, ASM39032v3, whole genome shotgun sequence genomic window, CCTTGTCAAGTACTGAATATAAGTAACTCGTCGAATAGTTCACCTACAAAATTTATCAACTATCATTAGTGGTGACAAAGTATATGCCCTCAAAACACATATACTGGAGAGCCTACAAGATTCAAAATAGCTTAATATCATATCAAACTAACCAATATTTCAGCAGTGGGGTAGGCATAGATGCTATATTAAATTGAAAGCCTTATATACATGCTGGTAGTCACCTAAAAGTTGAACACTTTGCTTACATAATGACTAATTTCTTGCATGCCCCAGAAGAAACAGAGAATAGAGGTAGACCAATCAGCTTTGAAAAGAAACAGAAAACCTGAAGCCTCGGGTAACAGAAATAATACCCTCCATTACTTGAACACTATAATATTGCCTTTGTGCAAACAATGAATATTAGAAAACGCTAGATTTAATCAATTTGGTCTCCATGTGCCGTGCATGTGGACACTAGTTTAACAGAATCACACAAAGGGTTCAAGATATAACATATCCGTGAATTCGGCATGATTACATATTACATGCACAAATATCTACAGATTCTGGTTATACCTTCATCTGATGTGACAATTCGAGATTGTCCATCAACATTGTATCATATTTTTTCCCAAGATCAGTAAATGACTCTATTGCATTCTTTTGGTTTGCAACCTTCCATTGTCCAATCAATTGCCTTATGTACTCCAGCAAAGGCAGTATTGGGAGTTCCCTAGAAGCCTTGAGTGCTGCATTGATCGACTTTACAATGTTTGAAGTCATTGTCAATATTCTGTTAACAGTGGAATGTGCTCTAGACCATCCTTCATACTCAACGTTAATTAAGTAATCTTTGACCCTCTTATCAATTCTCTCTACCTCTGCCATGTGGTAATCAAACTTTTTAACTGTGTATGCTTTGTCCATAATAAAGAATATGTCTTTGAGCTGCAAATGGTTCTTCTAGTAATTTATTTTTTACATTATTCAGTAGATGCCATATGCAGACACAATGAGGTACTTGTGGATACAATGTTGCCGCTGCATTTTCAATGCCTTCATGCATGTCCGAGACTATGCACATTCCCTCACTTTTCCCAAATTAATCCTTGATCCTCGCAAAAAACCACTCCCAGGAAGAATTATTCTCTGAATCTACTATGGCATATGCGAGTGGTAGGATACTACCTAATTAATTGAATCATATAAACACATTTGAGTATATAcatgaataatatatatatatatatatatatatatatatacacacacacacacacacatacattattattcttatttttacTTGTTGGATCTTGTGTGGATGCTATCAATAATGTTTCTATGTATGTCGATTTAAAAAATGTTCCATCTACAACAACAACCAGTTTGCAATACTGCCATCCTTTTATAGATGGATATAGTACAACGAAAGCATACATGAACAGGTCTTCCTCTGTTTTTTCAAACTTACCACCGACATAGGATTCGTAAGAACCAGCATATAAAAGTAGCTTGGCAGCTTTTCATATGAATCGCTTGGGTTCCCTCTCAGTAGTTGAACTGCATATTCCTTCGATATTCATGCTTGCATATATATGTCATTTGAAGACCATATTTCTTGTTTATGTCTCCAATTAAGTCATTAGGAGTGTTTATTGTTTTTAGGTCTTTATACTTGTCTATCAGAAGACTGTCGATGAGTTTTGCAGTAGCTTGACGTTGTGCGTAAGATCTGTCTTTCAGCGGGCATGAGTGTAGTTTGCTGAAATTTTTTACCTTGAAAAGTTTTGCTTTTTTCAGGCTCGGAGACTTAAAACACCAATCGCAGTTGTTATTGATGCACACTAGACAGTACCTACGAAAGAATATAAACTTTTTCATCAATAAACAGAGCGACATGAAATACAATGATATATAGTGATACACACTGACATCAACAATACTAGATGAAACAATACAACAACTATATAGTACTACACGGTGACAACCACAACTTAAAAATGTTCAGCCACAGACTTACAAGGAACAACTTATTTTCTGCATAATTATGCTTCTAACATCAACTACGATATACATTGAGATACATAATTATACAGTAAATATTCTGATACCTGCTTTCACTTGATCTATGCACCTTAAACTGGAATTTTTCCTTTATAGCCAAGTGCTTCATGACTTTGACTATCGTAGCCTTGTCTTTATAAATTTGACCTCCTTCTACATCTCTGTGTTGAGGGTCAGTTATTATTGTATTTTTATCAAATTCTGTATCCTGCCAGTCTTCTCCATCCCCAAACTCAATCATATTAATTGTATCGCCATTGTATCTCTCCTGTATAACTGAGCTTTGTGCACACTCTGAGAAAATCACAACAGAATTTGAATTGTTGCAAATCATATCCATACCCTTTTCACTCAATGGTATACAAAGGGGATACATTGTAAATTTCGAGCTTTTTTTTCCAGCTAAAGATATACACATATACCCATATTATTGTgtatcactattggtggagaaccATTTTGGACAGTGTATTTGATTTCAATAACATTCAATGAAGTATCTATCATAAGTTGTTTCGAAATCACGTCTACATAATCATCAAAACTTATATTTGGAGTAACTATTACAACATCGGCATAGTAATCTACAAAACTGTTGTCAACAGTCCATCGACCACCATACTGAATAAAAATTGATAAATTTGACATTGAAGTAGCTGAAATTAGGTCAAAACTCACTAATTCCTTGATTGATTTTGATTGTAGTTCGTAGTTGCTTCATCAAAGTTGTATCTACAGAGAAATCGCGAAAGGAAATTATTCCTTCTACAGTGAAATTGATCGGTTTTTGAGtgaaatttggagctcattttgaaattttttttgggAGATAATGCCGTAATTTATAGAATGTAGGTATCTATGAAATTGATACGCTTGAAAAATAAGGAAGGAAAGAAGATCTTTAGCGTGATTCTCGAATGGAAGAATCCTTCCTTGCGTGTATCTCTAATTTTTGGCTAATTTTGGTAAGTGTCTAATTTTGGGCTAGATGTTGGTAAGTTTGAGTTTAAATTGactatttatgtactttttcCATAATAATATGATGAATACGACAAATATACAAATATAAAGGGTATCTTCTCTAATACGAAAGCCATCCAAAAACAAACTCGGGCGGCTCGGGCTATCGGAGCCCgagggcacaagacctattaggcagtgcccgaaccttaaaggctacggtCATCTCCATTTGGGGACTGTTATCTTAAgcaagcccggataactcgaGGAGACAAGCCCACTGGGAAACACCCAAACTAAGAAGGCTACGACCATATTAAAATGGCTCAGATATATCTGTGACCCGTAATTAAAAACAAGTCCTTGAAAAATTTcaaaaccggttctaaaggctacccttggCAAACTGTAATCTAAAATTTATAAGTATTTTGGGGAAACGTTTCCGGCCATACCaaacccccacgatgccttaaacaaaataatgtcgaAGGCAAGGCATGTTCGAATCTCCTAACATGACCTAACTATCTCAtactaaggcatttcgatctttgcaaatataaataataaagcaaagTACACAACAAAACTCAGAGATTGCCGAAGGGAAAAACAagctttatattatatatatatacgtaaagtctttacaaaggccaaacggacTTGACAAAAAGTATACaagtacaaaaatataaaaaatgtacAAGACACTTAAACGGCCTGGTCTTCACTGGAGCCCACTCGAACCTCAAATCCGCTCAAACCCTCGGAGTCTTCCTCGGGATAAGCCAACCTCTTAGATTGTGCTTCGAGCCCCTTAAAACTCTCGATTTTGACCGACAAGttgaaacctcgagcatgaatctcctcgagggcctcccttagGGATTTTCGCTTTGCATGCACGACGATATCTTTCGTTCAGACCTAGTCCGCCTCGGCATcagccttatattgggccaccatttcGTCGGCATCGGCtttaacaacaacaaccaccgACCTGATCGTTTCCAGCTCCttggcaagattttcttgatCAGAGACAGCTATActtagctgagactggagctccCCAGCCCTTTTGACCTACACCTCGGCCTTTTCTTTTGCCACTCGAAGCTGAGCCTCAGCTGAAGCCAGCTGCACCCGAGCAGTCTCCTTTTATGAGGCCAGGCAGTCTATCATGCCCTCCATTCGTCGGTCTCGGCCTTGATAGTGTCCATCTCAGCTCGCAGTTGATCGATCCAATCGATTTTTTGTTGAACCTGCGAATTGTGACCATTAGTCACCGAGCctagctcatcgtcactaacctcaaatatttttaccttcTCGACCAAatcggcatgctccttccgatCCACATCCAGCTCAGCTCGAAGGATCTTAGCCTCCCCCTCACGCTGCTCGCTAAGAAGTTTGTAAGAATCTCTCTTCTTAGTGAGCCCTCGAACCTCGGCCTCAAGCTAGTTTAGCTTGTTCCAATATCGGAGAAAGGTCTCATGCTGAAGCATCGAGGCCAGCAGACACAAAGATAAATGTTAAGATTATCTACATATTAGTCTAAGTATTAATTGAAATCATCAAGAGATATTTAAAGTTACCCGGTTTAGCACCTGTTGTGTTTCATTGAACAGGCAGGGTGCATCTACCTCATTCATCTTAACTttgtcctcctcggtcaccaagcTTCGAAGATAGCTGGCCACTCCTACAGGGGCGTAAAGGATCTGGTCATCCTCCGGAATGGAGATGATGCTCGATCGCTTTCGGTaaggatccacactcggagcTCGAAACCGGTTGACCAGACCGCTTGTTCCCAAAGACGGACGTTTCTTCGGCACCTCCAAGTCACCCAAACCACTGACGTCCTCCGTGGCAGTagaatccacgccatcaaaaaagaCGCAAAAGGGGTCGTCCGCTTCGAGGACCCCCTCGTTGGGGCGTTCCTTCACTGTCTGAGCCTCGTTGTACATGGACTCAGTGAACGAATGCGACTTGGTGATGTCGATCATACCTTGTTCTTCCTTTATGGTGTCGCCCACATCCCGAAAAGCTTCGGCCACGACCCCCTTAACTTGAGGCAGATCGGCCTCATCTCTCTCCGGTTCGGATGCCCCTTGCCCTTCGAGTCGTGACGACACTCGGGACACCAGATTGAAGGcttattcttatttttcttctttgaattCATCCCTCAGCCAATAGAGAGAGTCCTAAGATGGTGCTCGAGCGCTGGTGCTTTCTTTGGATTTTCGCACCAGCCTTCTCCTTGGCTTCTTCTTCTCTGAGCTTggagaactcggagccctttttcttttcttctcttcaccatgtctcggagcaggggactcggtAGGGAAATTATCACTACCGGATGGGGGCCTCATTTTgacatccttggataaacctacaaaaggaaataaaataagTGAGGACTTAATGATGCAAAAGGGAAACCAAATATTACTCATGAAAGAGATCTCACCGTACGAACGGGCCACCCATCAGCCGTTTAAAAGCTCGTACCACGAATGCTTGGATTAAGGCCTTCGTAATatgatgccctcgacccactgcTTGAGTCGAGGAATAGCATTCGGGACCCGAGGAACAGCTGCACCACCAcagaacaccgataagaaggaaggaaaaaagcGATAAATTAAATTTTGGAAGTAAGATTATACTTACGtgacatgttccacttctcaAGGAACGACATATGCTCGCCCGGGATCAAGTTTGAGGTCCTCACTCGGATGAAACGGCCTAGCCAACCTCGATCCCTATTGATACTCGAGAATGGGGCTTTATTGGCCCGACGGGCGAGCTTGATCAGCCCCCTCCCCTCCcatagagtcggggactatatAAACGCATGAGGTGGTCGATAGTGAAGGGGCACCCTTCGATATTGCTTACAAAGAAacggaggaggattacgatcctccaaaaagaagggtgaatttgaccgagggttacCTCATATATTTTGCAAAAGTCAATGATAACTGGGTCCAAGGGGCCCaccgtgaagggataagtgtaaacacttataaATCCCTCGACGTGGGTGGTGATGTCTTCGTCAGATTTGGGAACCACCACATGTTTGTCAACCCAGTTACAATCCTTTTTTACTTCGGAGAGAATATCCTCGAtgatcgagcagatgtacctcgaaACCTCCTCGCATCGACCTAGTACGAAGGAGGGCTTTTCAACCTTAACATCAGCATTGATCGGGCACCCCCCCTCACCCCCGGATGAAAATTTTTAGAGAAGGTTCAGGTACTGGTTCCTCGACAACAGTACGCGAAACTGTCTCTTCGGTAGCCGGCCGTGAGGTAaaaggagtttctttttggggaaccgTTTTGAAGTATTCACCATTTCTTTGAAAATGAAGGGAAAATGAGGAAAAAGGGGAAGTTAAAAGAGTACACTTGATGGTTTTGGATGTAGACGGAACAGAAGTTCTTATAAAAATATCTCAAATAACCGAAATATAAGTGCCTGAAAATATTAAGATTGCTAAGGTACGAGGGCAGAaggtttgaatgtaaagtttgaatgagcaaatgagggggtatttatagtttttcaacgaTGGTTAGCATCCAGGAGTGACTGGCaaacatttaatgccattaagacttgattGACGAGATGTTTTGACTATTTTGTCATTTCTATCGTCCGGTGTCGAAGAAAGAATcagaagctcatgtcgtttctcgtcgtccACTCTTCTAAAAACGAGGGCACTATCTGATATGAAAGGACAGGACATGCTCGGAACATGATAATGCAAGACTGAAGATTGGCCTCGAGTCACACCGGGCTAGAACCCGGAGTCAGGAtacctgccttcgagaatattgAGTCCGAGACCCCGGAGTCGCCCTAGCCCCGAACGAGCTCTAAGAAACATTATTAGTAACCAACATAAGACCGAATTATCCGTATCCGGGCAGATGTTGTGGAGAGAATTTCTGCTCGTATCAGtaaggaaccggcaatcagcaaatcaagagatttttaccttttatagaattgaacctaaagtaggactcctctactatataaagagggggtCTAATAATTCATTCAACATATTTTAACACGTATTCCAAAGGAAtacattattattctctttaatcTCTTATTTTTTTGTGTCTTGATACCGATCGAAGTACGCCCGGCCCAAAGGTGATTAACCTTCCAAGGATGAGACTGTTCAATtagtgtggtttgcatttactttatcattatttatttcaattgtaatTTAATTTATTGTTTTGTGTCAAGCTCATCCACGTATCTTTAAAGCCACTagcaaattcaattgttatctgattttgagtGTAAACAAGCTTATAGTTAGAAGTAGAACCATCATTCAATATGTTTGGTAATCATCAAATCACACAATTCAGTATAGTTGTTGCTAGATTAATAAGACGCATTTTCCAAATACTGTATACCTGCATATGCAGTTCCATACTATCTAGCATGTCTTCTTTAAAGTTTCCTAATTTTCACTTAGATACTGGACACTCATTTCTCTAGAGTTGCATGTATATCAATTTTGATTTTCCTATATTGGTTTCAAACATTGCCAACAAATATTTGATCTACTTTTTCTTGATTCCGATGATCATATGTTTCACAATTCATTCTAATCATGTCAACATGTATTTGCTTTCTCACCAAATTTCCCTACGAAAAGTTCCAAGTCTTTTTTAAGAATTTGAATCTATGTAAGACTTAACATATAGCTCTGATCACTTTATGTCATACATGTTTGAATATATTGTTGGTATTATTCCTCTTGAGACGTTATACTCTATTTTGATAATGTAAAGAATAAACTGTCCCATATGACTATTGATGTTCTGAACGCAGGCATGGAGGTATGTAAGATTCTTCAAGCTAATATTCTGATTGAAAAGTTTCCACCTTCTTGGAGTGATTACAGGAATCAACTAAAATACAAGAAGAAAAAGTTAACTTTTCAAGAATTGATCAGTCAGATGAGGACTGAGGAAGCAAACTGTCTCAAAGATAAGGAGGCAGAACGACTGAAGGATAAGATGAAATTTCTCTCTCTTAATTCTTCTAAAGCTAACCTTGTGGAATCTGCTAATACTTTTGTGAAAGACACGTTTAAAGGCAAACAGAAGAAAGGACATGTAAAGAAGTAGAATTGCTTCAATAAATCAAAGGGTCAAATCCAAAAGTCGAAAGGACCTTGCTATGTCTGTGGAAAAATTGGTCACAAGGCTTTCTAATGCAACCAAAGACAAGGACAAAGCTCAAAGAAGGGAGGGAAAGCTCCAGTCCAAACTAACCTTACTGAAAGTGGTGATGTGATTGTTGTTGTGGCCGTTGAGGTAAATATGGTGGCTAACAAGACTGATTGGATGCTGGACATAGGAGTTTCAAGACACATTTGCGCCAATAAGGGTTTGTTCAATGACTTTGAGGAGTCTACCGATGGAGAGTGTGTCTACATGGGTAACTCCACTACGGCTGAAGTTATGGGTAAAGGAAAAGTTCTTCTTAAATTAACTTCTGGAAACCTTTTGCCTAGAACAATGTTCTGTACGTTCCCTCCATTCGTAAAAACTTAATTTCTGGTGCACTTCTCAACAAAGTAGGCTTTAAACTTGTTTTGACTCtgataaaattattatttatcaTGGAGGAGACTTTGTTGGGGAAGGTTACCTCAATGAAGGTTTATTTGTACTGAACATTGTTGAAGCGATTACTAGTAATGCAAGTACTTCTAATTCTGCTTATATTGCTGAGTCTATTGATTTGTGGCATGGTAAGCTAGGTCATATTAATATTGCTTCTATAAAAATACTTAAAAAAATGAAATTAATTCATGTGGTTAATGTTGATAATTCTTCTAAGTGTCATGCTTGTATAGAAGCAAATTTTACCAAAAAGCCATTTAAAAACGTAACTAGTAGAAACACAAAATTGCTTGAACTAGTGCATTCAGACTTAGCTGATTTCAAGAACACTGTTAGTAAGGGTGAAAAGAAATACTACATTACTTTTGTAGATGACTTTTTGAGATATACTAAGGTATATCTTCTTAAGTCTAAGGATGAAGCTGAAAGCATGTTTTAAAATACAAAGCATGAGTAAAAAACCAATTAGACAAAAAAAATCAAGAGACTTAGGTCTGATAGGGGTAGTGAATATAGTACTAATACTCTCGAAGCTTTTTGCGAGAAAAATAATATTATACATGAGGTTAGTTCCCCCTATACTCCCCAACAAAATGGTGTAGCTGAACCAAAAAATCGAACCCTTAAAGAAATGATGAATTCGATGCTTTTAAGTTCAGGTTTATTTGACAAGATGTGGGGAGGAAGCTGTCTTATTTGTATGTTATGTTCTTAATAGAGTCCCTCATAAGAAGTTAGATAAAACTCCTTATGAGTTATGGAAAGAATGTACCCCTAACTTGAAATTTCTAAAAGTGTGTGGGGTGTTTGGCTAAGATTGGTCTACCTAATTTTAAATAAGTAAATATAGGACCCAAGACCTTTGATGCCATTTTTATTGGTTATACTTAAAACAGTGTTGCACATAGATTTCTATCTTTGAATGATCATTCTATTTGTGAATCTAGAGATGTAAAATTTTTTGAGCATGTGTTTTCCATTGAAAAAACAATGTTCGTACATATGTGACTAATAGTACTTCTACATCTATATCTATTAATTCTCATATTATGCCTTCTTCTAGTATTACTGCTAATGATCATGAAAATGACCTTAGAAGGAGTAAGAGACGTAGAATTGAAGCAAGCTTTGGTACTGACTTTATTACTACTTTCTTGACTGAAAATATTGATCTTAATCTTTTGAATTATGAATTTGTGTCTACCTATTTAATAGAAGAAGATCCTAAGACTTATGATGAAGCAATGAGGTTAATAGATGCTAATTTTTAGAAAGATGCTATTAAAAGTAAATTAGACTCTATAGTTTCTAATTACACTTGGGACTTGTCTAATTTGCCTAAAGGTTATATACTCATAAGTAGCAAGTGGATATTTAAGAAGAAATTGAGACCTGATGGTACAATTGAGAAATATAATGCTAGACTTGTTTTTAGGGGTTttaaccaaaagaaaggcattgaCTACTTTGATACGTATTCTCTCGTAACTAAAATAGCAACTATTAGAACTCGTGTTGCCTTAGCCGCTATCCATAATTTAGTGatacatcaaatggatgttaaaacggCTTTTCTAAATGGTGATTTAGAGAAAGAGATCTATATGACTCAACCTTAGGGTTTTGTGATCCAAGGACAAGAGAATAAAGTACGCAAATTAAAAAAGTCTCTATATGGTCTTAAACGGGCACCTAAGTAATGGTATGAAAAATTTAATAGCACACTAGTGGATAATGAATTTTTTGTTA contains:
- the LOC138908121 gene encoding uncharacterized protein; its protein translation is MEVCKILQANILIEKFPPSWSDYRNQLKYKKKKLTFQELISQMRTEEANCLKDKEAERLKDKMKFLSLNSSKANLVESANTFVKDTFKGKQKKGHVKKQGQSSKKGGKAPVQTNLTESGDVIVVVAVEVNMVANKTDWMLDIGVSRHICANKGLFNDFEESTDGECVYMGNSTTAEVMGKGKVLLKLTSGNLLPRTMFYFVGEGYLNEGLFVLNIVEAITSNASTSNSAYIAESIDLWHEANFTKKPFKNVTSRNTKLLELVHSDLADFKNTVSKGEKKYYITFVDDFLRYTKVYLLKSKDEAESIITANDHENDLRRSKRRRIEASFGTDFITTFLTENIDLNLLNYEFVSTYLIEEDPKTYDEAMSKWIFKKKLRPDGTIEKYNARLVFRGFNQKKGIDYFDTYSLVTKIATIRTRVALAAIHNLVIHQMDVKTAFLNGDLEKEIYMTQP